Proteins encoded together in one Heliomicrobium gestii window:
- a CDS encoding sensor histidine kinase, which yields MQLRSKLFLGALLIVLSLSGVYFTLSLTATNAIFNRYDNLVQRQVADEILNSLAEYYISHGESWNGVEEYMLPMLSQRPQRDKRMARTTMALFDEQNNPIAAWPRGAGDSWRNIDFENKGNLIPIIVEERQVGRLWMMSRSPTDGIRDRVSSSLLDTFLISIVASTVIAVMVTYLLARYLTKPLLQMAGATREIKKRRFDLRLPVQSQDEVGAVIQAFNEMSEALQRGEQIRTNLVADVAHELRTPLTIIQGQLESIQQGVLPASIETILPIQDEVIRLNRLVDDLRQLTLAEAGKLPLCLCPTDVTALLRRIVEIFSVESELRKVELRLTVPEAPCWITADPDRLTQIVVNILSNALHHSPDGGTVHIGLQNGSLQKWADGNAAMVRIDALPAQGREPLAEGMVIWMADEGPGIAPEQLPYIFDRFFRCDASRDRESGGSGLGLAIAREYVLAHGGAITAVNQQEKGSCFAFFMPEKPPAAMESSP from the coding sequence ATGCAGTTGCGAAGCAAGTTGTTCCTGGGGGCTTTGTTGATCGTCCTCTCTTTATCGGGCGTCTACTTTACCCTCTCCCTGACGGCGACGAACGCCATCTTCAACCGCTATGACAATTTGGTCCAGCGACAGGTGGCCGACGAGATCCTGAATTCGCTGGCCGAGTACTACATCAGCCACGGGGAAAGTTGGAACGGCGTCGAAGAATACATGCTGCCGATGTTGTCTCAGCGACCGCAGCGGGATAAGCGCATGGCGCGGACGACCATGGCCCTTTTTGATGAACAGAACAACCCCATCGCCGCATGGCCCCGCGGCGCAGGCGACAGCTGGCGGAATATTGATTTTGAAAACAAGGGGAATCTCATTCCCATCATCGTGGAAGAACGGCAGGTCGGCAGGCTGTGGATGATGTCCCGCAGCCCCACCGACGGCATCCGTGACAGGGTTTCCTCGTCGCTTCTGGACACCTTTTTGATCTCCATCGTGGCCAGTACGGTGATTGCCGTCATGGTAACCTATCTCCTGGCCAGGTACTTAACGAAACCGTTGCTTCAGATGGCTGGGGCCACGCGGGAAATAAAAAAGCGGCGGTTCGATCTGCGTCTGCCGGTCCAGTCGCAGGACGAGGTGGGGGCGGTCATCCAAGCCTTCAATGAGATGAGCGAGGCCTTGCAGCGGGGGGAACAGATCCGCACCAATCTCGTCGCCGACGTGGCCCACGAGTTGCGGACACCGCTGACGATCATCCAAGGGCAATTGGAGTCGATTCAGCAAGGCGTCTTGCCGGCGTCGATCGAAACGATCCTGCCGATTCAGGACGAAGTCATCCGGCTCAATCGCCTTGTCGATGATCTGCGGCAGCTAACCCTGGCAGAGGCGGGAAAACTGCCCCTCTGTCTCTGTCCCACCGATGTGACAGCCCTGCTCCGGCGGATTGTGGAGATCTTTTCGGTGGAATCAGAACTCCGCAAGGTGGAACTGAGGCTGACCGTCCCGGAGGCGCCCTGCTGGATCACCGCTGATCCCGATCGGCTGACCCAAATCGTCGTCAATATCTTGAGCAATGCCCTCCATCATTCGCCCGATGGCGGGACGGTACATATCGGTTTGCAGAACGGTTCCTTGCAGAAATGGGCGGACGGCAACGCTGCGATGGTCAGGATCGACGCGCTGCCGGCGCAGGGAAGGGAACCCCTCGCGGAGGGCATGGTCATCTGGATGGCCGACGAGGGACCCGGCATCGCGCCGGAGCAACTTCCCTATATCTTTGATCGCTTTTTCCGCTGCGACGCCTCGCGCGATCGGGAATCGGGCGGAAGCGGGTTGGGCTTGGCCATCGCCAGAGAATATGTCCTGGCCCACGGAGGCGCCATCACCGCTGTCAATCAACAGGAAAAGGGCAGTTGCTTCGCCTTTTTCATGCCCGAAAAGCCGCCGGCAGCGATGGAATCATCGCCCTGA
- a CDS encoding ABC transporter ATP-binding protein, with protein sequence MIDARNIIKEYTTGSGTLRVLDDVSLTVRQNDFLAILGPSGSGKSTLMNVLGCLDLPTSGEYHLDGIDVLRAKEEQLADMRNRKIGFVFQKFNLLPRLTAVQNVMLPLLYRGVDEGEAYEKAKEKLALLGLENRMTHRPNELSGGQQQRVAIARAIVGDPPLLLADEPTGNLDSKSSVDALNIFHELHGQGNTIVVITHDRDVAESLQQVVYIRDGKLYEN encoded by the coding sequence ATCATTGACGCGCGGAACATCATCAAAGAATACACGACCGGCTCCGGCACGCTGCGGGTCCTTGATGATGTGAGCCTGACGGTGAGGCAGAATGATTTTCTCGCCATTCTGGGACCCTCCGGCTCGGGCAAATCGACTTTGATGAATGTCTTGGGCTGCCTGGACCTGCCCACATCAGGCGAGTACCATCTCGATGGCATCGATGTGCTGCGAGCCAAAGAGGAACAACTGGCAGACATGCGCAACCGGAAGATCGGCTTTGTCTTTCAGAAATTCAACCTGCTGCCGCGCCTGACGGCCGTCCAAAACGTGATGCTTCCACTGTTGTACCGAGGCGTCGATGAAGGGGAGGCCTACGAAAAGGCCAAAGAAAAACTCGCCCTCTTGGGACTGGAAAACCGGATGACCCACCGGCCGAATGAATTATCGGGCGGGCAGCAGCAACGGGTGGCTATTGCCAGGGCTATCGTGGGCGATCCGCCGCTGCTCTTGGCCGACGAACCGACGGGGAACCTGGACAGCAAGTCCAGTGTCGACGCCCTCAACATCTTCCATGAACTCCATGGTCAAGGCAACACCATCGTCGTCATCACCCATGACCGGGACGTGGCCGAATCGTTGCAACAGGTCGTATACATCCGAGATGGAAAGTTATACGAGAACTAG
- a CDS encoding efflux RND transporter periplasmic adaptor subunit produces MTKISIKRKWLLLLVLAVFIAAGLFAWHKLQNQAKETAAPDEQAKVQRKDIVVGLESDGTINFSKVNLQFTIKGTVKEILVKEGDPIKQGDLIARLDSDDYENQYQLAHAKLQDAQQQIKDDKNSRLNSLLTGEASLMKMQSSLETLKAAYAEMERIPDAFAANDMKTKKRDLEIAQKEYDNQVKALDIAREAYERSKSLEQEEISLKIAQQNLDNTRLYAPVSGTMLKLQKKVGEAVNDEQDFAVVHENNEVEMNTKVIEYDVGRLKVGQKVNVTVEALPDKKYTGEVTKIDHLPVTGNESSGLVNYAVVIKLQNADSDLKDGMTAKATFVIKEVLNCLVVPYRAVTVHDGKPFVTLLEQGQKVEREIKTGFTDGTTVEVLDGLRGNETVLYAKKPGGPR; encoded by the coding sequence ATGACAAAAATATCAATAAAACGAAAATGGCTCTTGCTCCTTGTCCTGGCGGTGTTCATCGCCGCAGGCCTCTTTGCCTGGCACAAACTTCAGAACCAGGCGAAAGAGACGGCGGCGCCCGATGAGCAAGCGAAGGTTCAGCGAAAGGACATCGTCGTCGGTTTGGAGTCAGATGGGACCATCAATTTTTCCAAGGTGAATCTGCAGTTTACCATCAAAGGAACCGTGAAAGAGATCCTGGTCAAAGAGGGCGATCCCATCAAGCAAGGCGATCTGATCGCTCGATTGGACAGCGACGATTATGAAAATCAGTACCAACTGGCCCACGCAAAGCTGCAGGATGCGCAACAACAGATCAAAGACGATAAAAACAGCCGCTTGAACAGCCTATTGACCGGGGAAGCCTCTCTGATGAAAATGCAGTCTTCCCTGGAAACGCTAAAAGCGGCCTATGCGGAAATGGAACGGATCCCCGACGCCTTTGCGGCCAACGACATGAAGACAAAAAAGCGAGATTTGGAGATCGCCCAGAAGGAGTATGATAACCAAGTAAAGGCCCTGGACATCGCCAGAGAGGCCTATGAGCGCAGCAAATCGCTGGAACAGGAAGAGATCTCCCTCAAGATCGCCCAACAAAATCTCGACAATACGCGCCTGTATGCCCCCGTCTCCGGCACGATGTTAAAGCTACAAAAAAAAGTCGGCGAAGCGGTGAACGACGAGCAAGATTTTGCCGTCGTTCATGAAAATAACGAAGTGGAAATGAACACAAAAGTCATCGAGTATGATGTGGGCCGGCTCAAGGTGGGCCAAAAGGTCAACGTGACCGTCGAGGCTTTGCCCGACAAGAAATACACCGGCGAAGTGACCAAGATCGATCATCTCCCGGTGACAGGGAACGAATCGTCGGGATTGGTCAACTATGCAGTGGTCATCAAACTGCAAAACGCTGACAGCGACCTGAAAGACGGCATGACCGCCAAGGCTACCTTCGTCATCAAAGAGGTGTTGAACTGTCTCGTCGTTCCCTATCGAGCGGTGACCGTCCATGATGGCAAACCGTTTGTCACCCTGTTGGAACAGGGGCAAAAGGTGGAACGGGAGATCAAAACCGGCTTTACCGACGGAACGACGGTGGAAGTGCTCGACGGGTTGCGCGGAAATGAAACGGTCCTGTACGCTAAAAAGCCGGGTGGCCCCCGATGA
- a CDS encoding ABC transporter permease, with amino-acid sequence MKLKQLVKLVLINIYHNKVRTLLTTLGVIVGTATIFLVVAIGAGGEAQVNEQYSKLNVGTILISPAQRGKVKDPLTKKDAELIQESDNVTMAFPLLSGSGQIKYAGYANTGPYNGIMPGFQEMNHLVTRSGRLLDDDDDTNHNRCAVVGYEFASVYTDGDPDGIVGNSIEINTRRFEVVGLLERTGDTGSRTSIDDGVFIPISSAERFLLGSRANPIIYALAKDLKSVQPAIADITNALNQSHRLGGADQFRITDAGSRLVSAQETARTMSLLLLSIAIVVLIVSGIGIMNVMFVTVKERTREIGTLKAIGAKRSEILSQFLAEAVVISLVGGILGSVIGFVTIPLLKFFELPALPTVNGVLLGLLFSIVTGVFFGFYPAWKAAELNPIEALRYE; translated from the coding sequence ATGAAGCTCAAACAACTGGTCAAGCTCGTCTTGATCAACATCTATCACAATAAGGTGAGGACGTTGCTGACAACGCTGGGCGTCATCGTCGGCACGGCCACCATTTTTCTGGTTGTCGCCATCGGGGCCGGGGGAGAGGCGCAGGTGAACGAACAGTACTCCAAGCTGAACGTGGGCACCATCCTCATCTCACCGGCCCAGAGAGGAAAGGTGAAGGATCCGCTGACCAAAAAAGACGCCGAGTTGATCCAGGAAAGCGACAACGTGACCATGGCCTTTCCTCTCTTAAGCGGTTCCGGACAGATCAAATACGCAGGCTATGCCAACACGGGACCCTACAACGGGATCATGCCGGGCTTCCAAGAGATGAATCACCTCGTCACCCGATCCGGTCGTCTCTTGGATGATGATGACGACACCAACCACAACCGCTGCGCCGTTGTGGGCTATGAATTCGCCTCCGTCTATACGGACGGCGATCCCGATGGGATCGTGGGCAACAGCATCGAGATCAACACCCGCAGGTTTGAAGTGGTCGGCCTGTTGGAGCGCACCGGTGATACGGGCTCCCGGACGAGCATCGATGATGGCGTCTTTATCCCGATTTCGTCGGCAGAGCGGTTTTTGCTGGGAAGCCGGGCCAATCCGATCATCTACGCCTTGGCGAAGGATCTAAAATCGGTCCAGCCGGCCATCGCCGATATCACCAATGCGTTGAACCAAAGCCATCGCCTGGGCGGCGCCGATCAATTTCGCATCACCGACGCCGGCAGCCGGCTCGTATCGGCCCAAGAAACGGCCCGGACCATGTCTTTGCTGCTCCTCTCCATCGCCATCGTCGTGCTGATCGTCAGCGGCATCGGCATCATGAATGTCATGTTCGTGACTGTCAAAGAGCGGACGCGGGAGATTGGCACCCTCAAGGCGATCGGCGCCAAGCGCAGCGAGATCTTAAGCCAGTTCCTGGCCGAAGCAGTCGTGATCAGTTTGGTCGGCGGGATTTTGGGCAGTGTCATCGGTTTTGTGACCATCCCCTTGCTCAAGTTCTTCGAGTTGCCGGCGTTGCCGACGGTGAACGGCGTCTTGCTGGGGTTGCTGTTTTCCATCGTCACCGGCGTTTTTTTCGGATTCTATCCCGCCTGGAAGGCGGCGGAATTGAACCCCATCGAAGCGTTGCGCTATGAATAA
- a CDS encoding CDK5 domain-containing protein, protein MTKGNAAVFTILPLAIVLLLSFSLAPALAAESVYRLDEVKALAIQNSREGVKNQLNTLRANYSYEQAQEDYDDYEQPASWASYSDAMTRLQLLNDQKRAYEAAGNADPGEIAKIDANIALQEKTVESEEDRYRKDVNNRDSLKNKLRDAGDALADAKTAQAVFEEELKYKVEKAYTDILLQEQNRLMLLQKANYQKRLLEQEKKRLEIGATSQEKVNQIAMNLADANLAVSEAEKTLTSLRGALNDSIGNAYDAKFTLLPFDAPASGQLPTYETLLPAVRSQYAKLSQLHRDIEKKEDDLKEYNEDDDDYSEYNEAIKGLEIKEMKNELNDEECKLVKTLKDILADVTSKRENQEHLQLELEKVARQHDWNKQRYELGLISPLTLMQSDLDLLEAKQKLKAGEYSRYLMERTVELLGKGIIVSSAG, encoded by the coding sequence GTGACAAAAGGCAACGCTGCCGTCTTCACGATCCTTCCGCTGGCGATCGTCCTCCTGTTGAGTTTTTCCCTGGCGCCGGCCCTTGCGGCGGAAAGCGTCTATCGCCTCGATGAGGTGAAAGCGCTGGCCATCCAAAACAGCCGGGAGGGGGTCAAAAACCAGCTCAACACGCTCCGGGCGAATTATTCCTATGAACAGGCGCAAGAGGATTATGATGATTATGAACAGCCCGCTTCATGGGCGTCCTATTCTGATGCGATGACGAGACTGCAACTGCTGAATGACCAAAAGCGCGCCTATGAAGCCGCCGGCAACGCTGATCCCGGTGAAATCGCCAAAATCGATGCGAACATCGCCCTGCAGGAGAAAACCGTTGAATCGGAAGAGGATCGCTATCGCAAAGACGTGAACAACCGTGATTCACTGAAGAATAAATTGCGTGACGCCGGAGACGCCTTAGCCGATGCGAAAACAGCCCAAGCAGTTTTTGAAGAAGAATTGAAGTATAAGGTGGAAAAGGCCTATACCGATATTTTGTTGCAGGAACAAAACCGGCTCATGCTCCTGCAGAAAGCGAACTATCAAAAGCGTCTCTTGGAGCAAGAAAAAAAGCGTCTCGAAATCGGCGCCACCAGCCAAGAAAAGGTGAACCAAATCGCCATGAACCTGGCCGACGCCAACCTGGCTGTGTCGGAGGCGGAGAAGACCCTGACGAGTCTGCGAGGCGCCCTGAATGATTCCATCGGCAACGCCTATGACGCCAAATTTACTTTACTCCCCTTTGACGCCCCGGCGAGCGGACAACTGCCCACCTATGAGACACTGCTTCCGGCTGTCCGCTCCCAGTATGCGAAACTGTCACAACTGCACAGAGACATTGAGAAAAAAGAAGACGACTTGAAAGAATATAATGAGGACGACGATGATTACAGCGAATACAACGAAGCCATAAAGGGCCTGGAGATCAAGGAAATGAAAAACGAACTGAACGATGAAGAATGCAAGCTGGTGAAAACGCTGAAGGATATCCTGGCCGACGTGACGTCGAAAAGGGAGAACCAGGAACACTTGCAATTAGAGCTGGAAAAAGTCGCACGACAACACGACTGGAACAAACAGCGGTACGAGTTGGGCCTGATTTCTCCGCTGACGCTCATGCAAAGCGATCTGGATTTGCTGGAAGCAAAGCAAAAACTGAAGGCCGGCGAGTATAGCCGATACCTCATGGAGCGGACCGTTGAACTGCTGGGGAAAGGGATCATCGTCAGCAGCGCCGGTTGA
- a CDS encoding CBS domain-containing protein — MEIILTHNNTDFDGLAASFAASKLYPRAVPVLAGKLSANVQEFMALHKDTLGFKTIKDIPAQQVKRVILVDTKMASRVGPLGQLTQNPDVDVHIYDHHPAGAGDTPASQLVREDVGAVTTILVEILRRRHCRLTPFEATVLALGIYEDTGGLMFSTTTERDAAAVAYLLGRGANLSVINEFIDRPLSIEQKELLRELTQRTVVLVIHGIRVVVTSAEREEYVEGLSHLVHQLGDIESPDVMVAVVRLHDRVHVVARSRVEAVRVNTLVQPFGGGGHGSAAAASIKGGDAGLILEQLVKSLTASIRPQRGAREIMSSPVKTITPDTTIDDAGKVMLRYGHTGLPVVEGDRLVGVISRRDFDKAFIHGLRHAPVKGFMSRNVITVDADTSLRDIQRLLIEHDIGRLPVLEGERLVGIVSRTDVLRTLHGENMPVRYWTNFGSQRAGEGATVGADRQMAQRLREQLPSPILELFEDVGRLADGNGMQVYVVGGFVRDLLLGVNNLDIDLVVEGDGIRFAAELARYLKGSLRTHEKFGTAVIRWGDQKIDVATARREFYQYPAALPQVEASDLRQDLYRRDFTINALAIRLNGDRFGELVDFFQGCKDLELGLVRVLYNLSFVEDPTRILRAIRFEQRYRFSIEPQTLGFAREAIARQMIRELSYERMVDELILILSEENPAPALRRMTELGLWEFLLPGLEWTPWIEVEVAAVPPLLKALAEAGLPVPQRAWIVYFYVLARHLSPEGLRFVNDHYPLKQALREGLFKLHDQGNATNQALMDWLRGDHPLSRLEAILRDWPDEAVLALRAGFSLPDTLRLTAAWREIRQTRPRLTGRELKTLGIPPGPVYARILNRLRLERLDGRLEDAAAERAFALRLVKGDAPVGEAKGGHHV, encoded by the coding sequence GTGGAGATCATCCTCACTCACAACAACACGGATTTTGACGGCCTCGCCGCGTCCTTTGCCGCCTCAAAGTTGTACCCCCGGGCGGTTCCGGTCCTCGCTGGAAAGCTGAGCGCCAATGTACAGGAGTTCATGGCGCTGCATAAAGATACTCTGGGATTTAAGACGATCAAGGACATCCCGGCGCAGCAGGTGAAACGGGTGATTCTCGTTGACACCAAGATGGCCTCCCGGGTGGGGCCGCTGGGGCAACTGACCCAAAACCCTGATGTGGATGTGCACATCTACGACCATCACCCCGCCGGCGCCGGCGATACGCCGGCATCCCAATTGGTTCGGGAGGACGTGGGCGCCGTCACGACGATCCTCGTCGAGATCCTGCGCCGCCGTCACTGCCGCCTCACGCCCTTTGAAGCGACGGTGCTCGCTCTGGGCATCTATGAAGACACGGGCGGACTCATGTTTTCGACGACCACCGAGCGGGATGCCGCTGCGGTCGCCTATCTGCTCGGCCGGGGCGCCAACCTGTCGGTCATCAACGAATTCATCGATCGTCCCCTTTCGATCGAGCAGAAGGAACTGCTCCGCGAACTCACCCAGCGCACCGTCGTTTTGGTCATTCACGGCATTCGCGTCGTCGTCACATCGGCGGAGCGGGAGGAGTATGTGGAGGGGCTTTCCCACCTTGTTCACCAGTTGGGGGACATTGAAAGCCCCGATGTGATGGTGGCCGTTGTGCGCCTGCACGATAGGGTCCATGTGGTCGCCCGCAGCCGCGTTGAGGCGGTGCGGGTCAATACCCTGGTGCAACCCTTCGGCGGCGGCGGGCACGGCTCGGCGGCGGCCGCTTCGATCAAGGGCGGTGACGCCGGCTTGATTTTGGAGCAACTGGTGAAAAGCCTCACCGCGTCGATCCGGCCCCAGCGGGGCGCCCGGGAGATCATGTCCTCGCCGGTGAAGACGATCACTCCGGACACGACCATCGACGACGCCGGCAAGGTCATGCTCCGCTACGGACATACGGGACTTCCTGTCGTGGAAGGCGATCGGCTGGTCGGCGTCATCAGCCGCCGCGACTTTGACAAAGCCTTCATCCATGGGCTGCGCCACGCGCCTGTCAAGGGATTCATGTCCCGCAACGTGATCACCGTCGACGCGGACACATCGCTTCGCGACATCCAGCGCTTGCTGATCGAACATGACATCGGTCGACTGCCTGTCCTCGAAGGGGAACGGCTGGTCGGCATCGTCTCCCGCACCGATGTGTTGCGCACCCTGCACGGCGAGAACATGCCTGTCCGTTACTGGACCAACTTTGGAAGCCAGCGTGCGGGGGAGGGGGCGACGGTGGGAGCGGATCGGCAAATGGCCCAGCGCCTGCGCGAACAACTGCCGTCCCCGATCCTCGAACTCTTCGAAGACGTGGGCCGGTTGGCCGACGGCAACGGCATGCAGGTCTATGTGGTGGGCGGTTTTGTGCGCGATCTGCTCCTGGGGGTGAACAACCTCGATATCGATCTGGTCGTTGAGGGCGATGGCATTCGCTTTGCCGCCGAACTGGCCCGTTATTTAAAAGGATCGCTCCGCACCCATGAGAAGTTCGGCACGGCTGTCATCCGCTGGGGCGATCAGAAGATCGATGTGGCCACAGCCCGCCGGGAGTTTTACCAGTACCCGGCCGCCCTGCCCCAGGTGGAGGCGTCCGACCTGCGCCAGGATCTGTACCGGCGCGACTTCACCATCAACGCCCTGGCCATTCGCCTCAACGGCGATCGCTTCGGCGAACTGGTCGACTTCTTTCAGGGCTGCAAGGACCTGGAACTGGGGCTCGTGCGCGTCCTCTACAATCTCAGTTTTGTCGAGGACCCGACGCGCATCCTGCGGGCGATCCGCTTTGAGCAGCGGTATCGCTTTTCCATCGAACCGCAGACACTGGGTTTTGCCCGGGAAGCCATCGCCCGGCAGATGATCCGGGAACTCTCCTATGAACGCATGGTCGATGAACTCATCCTCATCCTGAGCGAGGAGAACCCGGCGCCGGCGCTGCGCCGCATGACCGAATTGGGCCTCTGGGAGTTTCTCCTGCCAGGGCTGGAGTGGACGCCCTGGATCGAGGTCGAGGTGGCGGCCGTGCCGCCCTTGCTGAAGGCGCTGGCCGAGGCCGGCCTCCCTGTTCCCCAGCGGGCCTGGATCGTCTACTTCTACGTACTGGCTCGACACCTTTCTCCCGAGGGCCTTCGCTTTGTCAACGACCACTACCCCCTAAAGCAGGCCCTGCGGGAGGGCTTGTTCAAACTGCATGATCAAGGGAATGCTACCAATCAGGCCCTGATGGACTGGCTGCGGGGCGATCACCCCTTGAGCCGCTTGGAGGCCATTCTCCGGGACTGGCCCGACGAGGCGGTCCTGGCCTTGCGCGCCGGCTTTTCGCTCCCCGATACGCTGCGCCTCACGGCTGCCTGGCGCGAGATCCGGCAAACCCGTCCCCGGCTCACCGGCCGAGAACTGAAAACGCTAGGGATCCCGCCCGGCCCGGTCTACGCCCGGATCCTGAACCGGTTGCGCCTGGAGCGCCTCGACGGCCGGCTGGAGGACGCCGCCGCCGAGCGGGCCTTCGCGCTCCGCCTGGTGAAGGGAGATGCGCCGGTGGGGGAGGCAAAAGGAGGACACCATGTTTGA
- a CDS encoding site-2 protease family protein — protein MFDFNLTDLIARAPAILIALALHEYAHARMAVWLGDPTPRWEGRLTINPLSHLDPIGALMLIFGPFGWAKPVGVNPYNFRGNKQRGMMLVALAGPLMNVFLAILSVALFVGFGNIAEARALLVSMISINVGLAVFNLLPVPPLDGSKVLAGLLPYRSQGWLRQLEQYGPILLLVLVFFPVISDRLFRPLYKALYSVVLPVGTAIGQWVF, from the coding sequence ATGTTTGATTTTAATCTGACAGACCTCATCGCCCGGGCGCCGGCCATTTTGATCGCCCTGGCGCTGCACGAGTACGCCCACGCCCGGATGGCCGTCTGGCTCGGCGATCCGACGCCGCGCTGGGAGGGCCGGTTGACCATCAACCCCTTGTCCCACCTCGATCCGATCGGCGCGCTCATGCTCATCTTTGGTCCCTTCGGCTGGGCCAAACCGGTCGGCGTCAACCCCTACAACTTCCGGGGCAACAAACAGCGGGGCATGATGCTCGTCGCCCTGGCGGGCCCGCTGATGAATGTGTTCCTGGCGATCCTGTCAGTGGCCCTCTTCGTCGGCTTCGGCAACATCGCCGAGGCCCGCGCCCTCTTGGTGAGCATGATCAGCATCAATGTGGGCCTCGCTGTCTTCAACCTGCTCCCCGTGCCGCCCCTTGACGGCTCGAAAGTCCTCGCCGGCCTCCTGCCCTACCGCAGCCAAGGATGGCTCCGGCAACTGGAACAGTACGGCCCCATCCTCCTGCTGGTGCTCGTCTTTTTCCCCGTCATTTCCGACCGTCTCTTTCGACCGCTCTACAAAGCCCTCTACAGTGTCGTACTCCCCGTGGGAACGGCGATCGGACAATGGGTGTTTTGA
- the trpS gene encoding tryptophan--tRNA ligase, with protein MNKGKIFSGMRPTGRLHIGHLSVIENWIRLQEDYDCVFGIVDWHALTTSFDEVEALQQRIREIALDWLSAGLDPEKSPIMVQSQVKEHAELHLLFSMMTPLSWLERVPTYKDQLQQFGAKGKDISMYGFLGYPLLMAADILIYRATHVPVGLDQVPHIELAREVARRFNHLYQTEIFPEPKDILSEVPMLPGIDNRKMSKSYGNDIPLSASAEEIKEKVRLMVTDPGRVRKTDLGNPDVCVVHVYHKIYNNGEVADIGDQCRKAGIGCVACKQRLAAKLEAILGPIRERRATLLDKPNRVDEILADGCLQARAKTAETMELVREAMGVRGVMD; from the coding sequence TTGAACAAGGGAAAAATCTTCAGCGGCATGCGCCCCACAGGCCGGCTGCACATCGGTCACCTGAGCGTGATCGAAAACTGGATCCGCTTGCAGGAAGACTATGACTGTGTCTTCGGCATCGTCGACTGGCATGCCCTGACCACGTCTTTTGATGAAGTTGAGGCGTTGCAGCAGCGCATCCGCGAGATCGCCCTCGACTGGCTCTCGGCCGGCCTCGATCCGGAAAAGAGCCCCATCATGGTCCAGTCCCAGGTGAAGGAACATGCGGAACTGCACCTGCTCTTTTCCATGATGACGCCCTTGAGCTGGCTCGAACGGGTGCCCACCTACAAGGATCAGCTCCAGCAGTTCGGCGCCAAGGGCAAGGACATCAGCATGTACGGCTTCCTCGGCTACCCCTTGCTCATGGCGGCCGACATCCTGATCTACCGCGCCACCCATGTGCCCGTGGGCCTGGATCAGGTCCCCCATATTGAGTTGGCCCGCGAGGTGGCCCGTCGCTTCAACCACCTCTACCAGACAGAGATCTTCCCCGAACCGAAGGACATCCTGTCCGAGGTGCCCATGCTGCCGGGCATCGACAACCGCAAGATGAGCAAATCCTACGGCAACGACATTCCCCTGTCGGCGTCGGCCGAAGAGATCAAGGAAAAGGTGCGCCTGATGGTCACTGACCCGGGCCGGGTGCGCAAGACCGATCTGGGCAACCCCGATGTCTGTGTCGTCCATGTCTACCACAAGATCTACAACAATGGGGAGGTCGCTGACATCGGCGACCAGTGCCGCAAAGCCGGCATCGGCTGTGTGGCCTGCAAGCAGCGGCTGGCGGCCAAGCTGGAAGCCATCCTCGGTCCCATCCGAGAGCGGCGCGCCACACTGTTGGACAAGCCGAACCGGGTCGACGAGATCCTGGCCGACGGTTGCCTCCAGGCGCGGGCCAAGACTGCCGAGACGATGGAACTCGTCCGCGAGGCCATGGGTGTCCGTGGGGTCATGGACTGA